TGAGTTCCAACAACCGTAGCGTCACAGCACTGGAGGGCGCCAGAGAGCGGATGGTACAGACCCAACTGCTCGATCGCGGCGTCAACGACCCGCGCGTGATCCACGCCATGCGCAAGGTGCCGCGCCACCTGTTCGTGGAGCCGGCGCTGGTGAACCGGGCGTACGACGACGACCCGCTGCCCATCGGCGCCAAGCAGACCATCTCCCAGCCCTATATCGTTGGTTACATGCTGCAGGCGCTCGCCCTCAAGGGCACCGAGCGTGTCCTGGAGATCGGCACGGGATCGGCGTACCAGACCGCCCTGCTGGCGGAGTTGTGTGCCAACGTGTTCTCCGTGGAGAAGCTCCGCAGGCTGGCGGTACAGGGCCGCGCCGTGCTCGACGAGCTGCGGTACTACAACGTGGCGATCCACGTGGGCGACGGCACGCTCGGATGGTCCGAGCACGCCCCCTACGACGCCATCGTGGTGGCGGCGGGCGCGCCCCGCGTGCCGGAGCCGCTGGCCCAGCAACTCGCGTCCGGCGGCCGGCTCATCATTCCCATCGGCGACCAGACATCCCAGGTGTTGAAGTTCGCGAGCCGTACGCCCAGCGGCATCGACGAGACGAGCCTCGGCGAGTGTCGCTTCGTCAAGCTTCTGGGGAAGTACGGCTGGCCGGGTTAGTGCTGCGTAGCTGAAGTTCGTGTACGAATGTTCGTGGACGACTCCGCTGGCTCATCCCATGTTCGCCCCCGGGGCGCTCTCTCGCTCCTTTTCCTATACGTCATCCTTGCGGCCGCGGGTTGCAACTATGTCGACGAACGGGTCGACAGCCGGCGCGCTGCTGCCAAACGCACCGGCGACGAACGCCGGCCGGGGCCCGCGCGCGCACGCGACGGCATCTCCCATTCCGTGAAGAAGGGCGAGAACCTCTTTCGCATCGGCAAGGCCTACGGCGTCGACCACAAGACACTGGCGCGCATCAACCACATCAGCGACGCGCGCGACATCAAGGTCGGGAGGCGGCTGTTCATACCCGGCGCCGACCGGTTGCTCCCGGTGGCGATCATCACGCCCATCAAGAAATTCGTCCCGGCCAAGACCAAGCCCGCCCGCGCCAAGGCGCCGGCGCCGAGGACGACCCCCCGTGCGGAGCCCGCGAGGCCGAGCACCGCGCGGGCGAAGACCGCTCCCGCAAAGGCCCCCGGCGCCAAGACGTCTCGGCCCAAGGCGCAAGCGCGCAAGTCCGCCCCCGCCAAGACCCGCGCCGCCCGCCCGCCGTCAAGGGGATCGCGGCACCTGTTCGCCTGGCCCCTCAAGGGCAGGATCACCGGCAAGTTCAATTCGCGTCCCGACAGCCTTAACGACGGCATCAACATCGCCGCGCCTCCGGGCACGCCGGTGCATGCCACGCTGGCGGGACAGGTGATCTACAGCGACCAGTTGCGCGGCTACGGCAACCTCATCATCCTGCGACACCGCGGTGGCTTCGCGTCGGTCTACGCCCACAACCGCAAGAACCTCGTGCGGCAAGGCCAAAAGGTCAACCGACGGCAGGTCATCGCCGAAGTAGGCGCCACCGGCCGGGCAGCCACACCGTATCTCCACTTCGAGATTCGCAGGCACAACGTCGCGCGGAACCCGCTTTCCTATTTGCCGTGACTGTGATAGCCAAACCCGCATGAACGCCCAGGACAACCACGGAATCGCCGAAATCCGCGCCGCGATTCGCGACATTCACGACTTCCCCAAGCCCGGCATCGTCTTCAAGGACATCACCCCGCTGCTGAGCGACGGCGCCCTGTTCCGCAAGACCATCGACCTGTTCGCGAAGCGCTACGAAGACGCGCCCGTGGACACGATCGTGGGCGTGGAGTCCCGCGGCTTCATCATCGGCGCGGCCCTGGCCTACCGGCTGGGCAAGGGACTGTGCGTCATCCGCAAGCCCGGCAAGCTCCCCTACGACACGTTGCAGACCACCTACGAGCTGGAATACGGCACCGACACCCTGGAGGTGCACAGCGACGCCCTGGCGCCCGGCACGCACGCGCTGCTGGTGGACGACCTCGTCGCCACCGGGGGCACCGCCGTGGCCGCCACCACCCTCGTCGAGCAACTCGGCGCCACGGTGTTCGAACACGCCTGCATCATCGAGCTCGGCTTCCTGAACCCGCGCGAAAAGCTCGACCAGGAGCTGTTCTCGCTCATCCGCTACGATTCGGAGTAGCGCGCGGGGGGTCGCCACCGGGGACCCCCACGCAACAGAACGCCATTCCAAGGAAGCGGCCGAGCCAAGACTCCAAAGCCGCTGATCGTCTTCCCGCGGAACAGACTGTGTCAAGACTCGTGAGGCAGGGACCCTCCGGATCCTCATTCCCGCGGAACAGGCTGTGTCAAAACTCATAAGGCAACTACGTAACGGATCGTCCTTCCCGCGGAAGCGGGAATCCAGGTGGAGCGGTTGCGGGGTTTCCTTGACGGGCAGAGTGGAGTTGGGATAGAAGTCAAAGGTTACAGCTTGGTATCGACCCGCATCGAGAGAATTGCGCGATAACGCCGCGAGCCCCGGAAGGGAGACCCGTCATGTCCAAGAAGAATGGAGCAGCCACTCAGGATACCGCGATCACCACGGATCCGTTTCCCGCCTCCCGGAAGGTCCATGTCTCCGGGACCCAGGGCGTCCAGGTCGCCATGCGCGAGATCAGCCATGGCGCCGCGGGTGCCAACGGCCATGGCGGCAACGGGCACGGCGCGGAACCGCGGCGCCTGCGGGTCTACGACACCTCCGGTCCCTACACCGATCCGACGGTGGAGATCGATGTGCGCGGCGGGCTCAAGCCGCTGCGGCTCGACTGGATCGCCGCCCGCGGCGACACGGTGGAAACCGAGTCGCACTACCGCCCCAACGGCAACGGCGCCGGCGACAACCGCTTCCCCGAAATGGCGAAACGGCCCGTGCTGCGGGCCAAGCCCGGCGGCAACGTGAGCCAGATGCATTACGCGCGCAAGGGCATGGTCACGCCGGAGATGGAATACATCGCCATCCGCGAGAACATCGGCCGCGAAGCCGCGCTCAACGGCGAAGGCGACAGCCACCATGCGGGCAACAATTTCGGCGCGTCGATCCCGTCGTTCGTCACTCCCGAGTTCGTGCGCGACGAAGTGGCCCGGGGACGCGCCATCATCCCGTGCAACGTCAACCATCCCGAAACCGAGCCGATGATCATCGGCCGGAACTTCCTGGTGAAGATCAACGCCAACATCGGCAACTCCGCGGTCACATCCTCCATCGAGGAAGAAGTGGAGAAGATGATCTGGGCCACGCGCTGGGGCGGGGACACGGTCATGGACCTGTCCACCGGCGACAACATCCACGAGACCCGCGAGTGGATCCTGCGGAACTCGCCGGTGCCCATCGGCACCGTGCCCATCTACCAGGCGCTGGAGAAGGTCAACGGCAAGGCCGAGGAGCTGACCTGGGAGATCTACCGGGATACGCTCATCGAGCAGGCCGAGCAGGGCGTCGACTACTTCACCATCCACGCCGGCGTGCTGCTGCGCTACGTGCCGCTGACGGCCAGGCGCAAGACCGGCATCGTCTCGCGCGGGGGCTCCATCCTCGCCAAGTGGTGCCTGTCGCACCATCAGGAGAACTTCCTGTACACCCGCTTCGCCGACATCTGCGAGATCATGAAGGCCTACGACGTGGCCTTCTCCCTGGGCGACGGACTGCGCCCGGGCAGCATCGCCGACGCCAACGACGAGGCCCAGATGGGCGAGCTGGCCACCCTGGGCGAGCTCACCAGCATCGCCTGGGAGCATGACGTCCAAGTGATGATCGAGGGGCCGGGCCACGTGCCCATGCACCTGATCCAGGAGAACATGACCAAGCAGCTCGAGCTGTGCCACGAGGCGCCCTTCTACACCCTCGGCCCCCTGACCACCGACATCGCACCCGGCTACGACCACATCACCAGCGCCATCGGCGCCGCCATGATCGGCTGGTACGGCACCGCCATGCTTTGCTACGTGACCCCCAAGGAGCACTTGGGCCTGCCCAACAAGAAGGACGTCAAGGACGGCGTCATCACCTAC
Above is a window of Deltaproteobacteria bacterium DNA encoding:
- a CDS encoding M23 family metallopeptidase, which gives rise to MDDSAGSSHVRPRGALSLLFLYVILAAAGCNYVDERVDSRRAAAKRTGDERRPGPARARDGISHSVKKGENLFRIGKAYGVDHKTLARINHISDARDIKVGRRLFIPGADRLLPVAIITPIKKFVPAKTKPARAKAPAPRTTPRAEPARPSTARAKTAPAKAPGAKTSRPKAQARKSAPAKTRAARPPSRGSRHLFAWPLKGRITGKFNSRPDSLNDGINIAAPPGTPVHATLAGQVIYSDQLRGYGNLIILRHRGGFASVYAHNRKNLVRQGQKVNRRQVIAEVGATGRAATPYLHFEIRRHNVARNPLSYLP
- a CDS encoding adenine phosphoribosyltransferase; this translates as MNAQDNHGIAEIRAAIRDIHDFPKPGIVFKDITPLLSDGALFRKTIDLFAKRYEDAPVDTIVGVESRGFIIGAALAYRLGKGLCVIRKPGKLPYDTLQTTYELEYGTDTLEVHSDALAPGTHALLVDDLVATGGTAVAATTLVEQLGATVFEHACIIELGFLNPREKLDQELFSLIRYDSE
- a CDS encoding protein-L-isoaspartate(D-aspartate) O-methyltransferase, translated to MAVSSNNRSVTALEGARERMVQTQLLDRGVNDPRVIHAMRKVPRHLFVEPALVNRAYDDDPLPIGAKQTISQPYIVGYMLQALALKGTERVLEIGTGSAYQTALLAELCANVFSVEKLRRLAVQGRAVLDELRYYNVAIHVGDGTLGWSEHAPYDAIVVAAGAPRVPEPLAQQLASGGRLIIPIGDQTSQVLKFASRTPSGIDETSLGECRFVKLLGKYGWPG
- the thiC gene encoding phosphomethylpyrimidine synthase ThiC; translated protein: MSKKNGAATQDTAITTDPFPASRKVHVSGTQGVQVAMREISHGAAGANGHGGNGHGAEPRRLRVYDTSGPYTDPTVEIDVRGGLKPLRLDWIAARGDTVETESHYRPNGNGAGDNRFPEMAKRPVLRAKPGGNVSQMHYARKGMVTPEMEYIAIRENIGREAALNGEGDSHHAGNNFGASIPSFVTPEFVRDEVARGRAIIPCNVNHPETEPMIIGRNFLVKINANIGNSAVTSSIEEEVEKMIWATRWGGDTVMDLSTGDNIHETREWILRNSPVPIGTVPIYQALEKVNGKAEELTWEIYRDTLIEQAEQGVDYFTIHAGVLLRYVPLTARRKTGIVSRGGSILAKWCLSHHQENFLYTRFADICEIMKAYDVAFSLGDGLRPGSIADANDEAQMGELATLGELTSIAWEHDVQVMIEGPGHVPMHLIQENMTKQLELCHEAPFYTLGPLTTDIAPGYDHITSAIGAAMIGWYGTAMLCYVTPKEHLGLPNKKDVKDGVITY